A window from Chloracidobacterium sp. encodes these proteins:
- the hisC gene encoding histidinol-phosphate transaminase: MRTLDDLIKPSVRRLQPYTLTPHRVPIKLNQNENPFGVPPAIVAETLRRTAGRDWARYPDFVPTDLQTTLARFAGWRPDGVVIGNGSNEIIQALLTILVAPGAAVVLSEPTFTVYRLMVEVLGGVVVNVPPRPDFSYDMPAMIDAAQQTQAVAMILCSPNNPTGVTVTEAELRAVLDAFDGFVIADEAYHEFCDQNFVPLLADFPRLVVLRTFSKAMAMAGLRIGYGLAAPEVAVEINKAKLPYNVNFFSLAAAQVAVEMYDAELRPLVERIIRERARVTAAFAEIDWVRLLPSRANFHLLHTPQVAPKRLFEALLAQGILIRDVSRYPLLSEYVRFNLGTPEENDALLAFFKNVQPAQVA; this comes from the coding sequence ATGCGCACGCTCGACGATCTCATCAAGCCGTCGGTGCGGCGGTTGCAGCCTTACACGCTCACGCCGCACCGCGTTCCCATCAAACTCAACCAGAATGAAAACCCGTTCGGCGTGCCGCCCGCCATTGTCGCGGAAACGCTGCGCCGAACGGCCGGGCGCGACTGGGCGCGGTATCCTGACTTTGTCCCAACTGATTTGCAGACGACGCTGGCGCGATTCGCCGGGTGGCGTCCCGATGGCGTTGTCATCGGCAACGGCTCGAATGAGATTATTCAGGCGCTTCTGACGATTCTGGTCGCGCCCGGCGCGGCGGTCGTTCTCAGCGAGCCGACCTTTACGGTCTATCGCTTGATGGTCGAGGTGTTGGGCGGTGTGGTCGTCAACGTCCCGCCTCGACCGGACTTCAGCTATGACATGCCAGCGATGATTGACGCGGCGCAGCAGACCCAAGCCGTGGCAATGATTCTTTGCTCGCCGAACAACCCAACCGGCGTCACGGTCACGGAAGCGGAACTGCGCGCCGTCCTGGACGCCTTCGACGGCTTTGTGATTGCGGATGAAGCGTATCACGAGTTCTGCGACCAGAATTTTGTTCCGCTGCTGGCCGATTTTCCACGTCTGGTCGTCCTGCGGACGTTCTCGAAGGCGATGGCGATGGCCGGGCTGCGCATTGGGTACGGCTTGGCTGCGCCCGAAGTCGCTGTAGAGATCAACAAGGCCAAACTGCCCTATAACGTGAATTTCTTTTCGCTGGCGGCGGCGCAGGTCGCCGTTGAGATGTACGACGCCGAGCTACGTCCGCTGGTCGAGCGCATCATTCGTGAACGGGCGCGCGTGACGGCAGCTTTCGCCGAAATTGATTGGGTTAGGCTGCTGCCGAGCCGCGCCAACTTTCACCTGTTGCACACGCCGCAGGTGGCGCCCAAACGCCTTTTCGAGGCCTTGTTGGCGCAAGGCATTCTCATCCGCGATGTCAGCCGGTATCCGCTGTTGAGTGAATACGTCCGCTTCAACCTTGGGACGCCGGAAGAAAACGATGCGCTGCTGGCGTTTTTCAAAAATGTACAACCGGCGCAAGTCGCCTAG
- a CDS encoding VWA domain-containing protein, whose amino-acid sequence MLFVRQHPAGIRSGSLFADGDTSMGNIGYVQRQVTRRFLALFVALAVVGSPLLAAAQSGRQTTRPRIVPTRPTTDTPPADEGDSAAPRRERPTLGRRGDNAPSPSLPTPTPPASDEDIITIQATLVTIPVVVSDDYNRYIPFLKKGDFSLTEDNVPQEITFFTSEQTPFHVALVLDVSRSAYLSIDDMRDAADAFIDHIRPDDRVSVFTFSDKIRQLCPFTSDQAELRRAVARAKIEGGTRLYDAAYQILEGYLAPIEGRKALILLTDGEDTTSRYYKPRDVLDRVVESDVLVYTVEYPAADPNQIQTPIQFPFPLPFPMPGRRSRRGPMFPFADPPQTGRSASRQDPSVLGLEETFLRDIAVISGGTHNPFTDLSTARTIFKAIADELRHVYVLGYYPTRGLDQPGYRRVRVRVNRPEARVRARPGYFVTEEMARRNTPATTGVPANARD is encoded by the coding sequence GTGCTGTTTGTTCGTCAACATCCGGCAGGCATCCGCTCCGGTTCACTCTTCGCCGACGGGGATACGAGCATGGGAAACATCGGGTACGTGCAACGCCAAGTGACGCGCCGATTTCTGGCGCTGTTTGTTGCGCTGGCGGTGGTCGGCTCACCGCTGCTTGCGGCGGCGCAGTCCGGTCGTCAGACAACGCGGCCGCGGATTGTCCCGACGCGGCCGACGACGGATACGCCGCCTGCCGATGAAGGAGACTCGGCTGCGCCAAGGCGTGAACGTCCGACGCTGGGTCGGCGCGGCGACAATGCGCCCAGTCCGTCGCTTCCTACACCGACGCCGCCGGCTAGCGACGAAGACATCATCACCATTCAGGCGACGCTGGTGACGATTCCGGTGGTTGTGAGTGACGACTACAACCGCTACATACCGTTTCTCAAGAAAGGCGACTTTTCCCTGACGGAAGACAACGTACCGCAGGAAATCACATTTTTTACGTCCGAGCAGACGCCCTTTCACGTGGCGCTGGTGTTGGATGTCAGTCGGAGCGCTTACTTGAGCATTGACGACATGCGCGACGCGGCGGACGCCTTTATTGACCATATCCGCCCGGACGATCGGGTGAGCGTGTTTACCTTCTCGGATAAGATTCGGCAACTCTGTCCGTTTACCAGCGATCAAGCCGAACTGCGCCGCGCCGTGGCGCGTGCCAAAATCGAGGGGGGAACGCGGCTTTATGACGCCGCCTACCAGATTCTTGAAGGCTATCTGGCTCCGATTGAGGGACGCAAAGCGCTGATCCTGCTGACGGACGGCGAAGACACCACCAGCCGGTACTATAAGCCGCGTGACGTTCTCGACCGGGTGGTGGAATCGGATGTGCTGGTGTACACGGTGGAATACCCGGCCGCCGATCCAAATCAGATTCAAACGCCGATCCAGTTTCCGTTCCCCCTGCCGTTTCCGATGCCGGGGCGTCGTTCGCGTCGCGGCCCAATGTTTCCGTTCGCCGACCCACCCCAAACCGGCCGTTCCGCCAGTCGTCAGGATCCTTCCGTGCTTGGTTTGGAGGAAACATTTTTGCGCGACATTGCCGTGATTTCCGGCGGGACGCACAACCCCTTCACCGATCTGAGCACGGCGCGAACGATCTTCAAGGCGATTGCCGACGAACTCCGTCACGTGTATGTCCTTGGGTACTACCCAACCCGTGGGCTTGACCAGCCCGGTTATCGGCGAGTGCGGGTGCGGGTGAATCGTCCGGAGGCGCGGGTACGGGCGCGTCCGGGCTATTTTGTCACTGAAGAAATGGCGCGGCGGAACACGCCAGCGACAACGGGCGTTCCAGCCAATGCTCGCGACTAA
- the proS gene encoding proline--tRNA ligase — MAEPKLPTRAEDFNEWYNQLVLRAELADYAPVRGCMIVRPYGWALWENIQAALDRRFKATGHLNAAFPLLIPKSFLEREASHVAGFSPELAVVTIGGNKELEEPLVVRPTSETVIGHAYAKWIQSYRDLPVLINQWCSVVRWELRTKLFLRTLEFFWQEGHTAHATFEEAEAEARRMLDVYTDFALNEAALPVIPGVKSESERFAGADRTYSIEAMMGDGKALQAGTSHNLGQNFAKAFDIQFLDRDGERKFCWTTSWGMSTRIIGAIIMVHGDDQGLVLPPRLAPFQVVIVPIYKNDAERAQVMEAVAGLQRELAAAGVRVKLDARDGLTPGFKFNDWEMRGVPLRMEVGPKDVAKRTVVLARRDRPGKDGKTFVAWDGLAAAVAAVLEDIQASLLAKATAFRDANIRDVTTYDDFKAAVETGFARVWWDGDAALEQRIKEETKATLRCIPLAQPGETGTCFMTGRPTTTQAIFARAY, encoded by the coding sequence ATGGCCGAACCCAAACTACCGACGCGCGCCGAAGACTTCAACGAGTGGTACAACCAGTTGGTGCTACGTGCGGAACTTGCGGATTACGCGCCGGTGCGCGGCTGTATGATTGTCCGGCCCTACGGCTGGGCTTTGTGGGAGAACATTCAGGCGGCGCTTGACCGCCGCTTCAAAGCGACTGGACATCTCAACGCGGCGTTCCCGTTGCTCATTCCAAAGAGCTTTCTTGAGCGCGAAGCCTCGCATGTCGCGGGGTTTTCTCCCGAATTGGCGGTCGTCACCATCGGCGGCAACAAGGAACTCGAAGAGCCGCTTGTCGTTCGTCCGACTTCGGAGACCGTCATCGGGCACGCCTACGCCAAGTGGATTCAGTCGTATCGTGATCTACCGGTGCTTATCAACCAGTGGTGCAGCGTCGTCCGCTGGGAACTACGCACCAAACTCTTCCTGCGCACGCTGGAATTCTTCTGGCAGGAAGGCCATACGGCGCATGCGACCTTTGAGGAAGCTGAAGCCGAAGCCCGCCGCATGCTGGATGTTTATACCGACTTCGCCCTCAACGAGGCGGCGCTGCCAGTCATTCCGGGCGTCAAGTCGGAATCGGAACGGTTCGCCGGCGCGGATCGCACCTACTCGATTGAAGCTATGATGGGTGACGGCAAGGCGCTTCAAGCCGGCACGTCGCATAACTTGGGCCAAAACTTCGCCAAGGCGTTCGACATTCAGTTCCTCGACCGCGACGGCGAGCGCAAGTTCTGTTGGACAACCTCATGGGGGATGTCCACGCGGATCATTGGCGCGATCATTATGGTTCACGGCGACGATCAGGGATTGGTGCTGCCGCCGCGTCTGGCGCCGTTTCAGGTTGTCATTGTCCCGATATACAAAAATGACGCCGAACGCGCGCAGGTCATGGAAGCCGTCGCCGGGCTGCAACGTGAACTGGCGGCGGCCGGCGTTCGCGTCAAACTCGACGCACGAGACGGCCTAACGCCGGGCTTCAAGTTCAATGATTGGGAGATGCGCGGCGTCCCACTGCGGATGGAAGTCGGTCCGAAGGATGTCGCTAAGCGAACGGTCGTGCTAGCGCGACGCGACCGGCCGGGTAAGGACGGCAAGACCTTCGTTGCGTGGGACGGGCTAGCCGCCGCCGTCGCCGCAGTGCTAGAGGACATTCAGGCGTCGTTGCTGGCGAAAGCGACAGCGTTCCGCGACGCCAACATCCGTGACGTGACGACCTACGACGATTTCAAAGCGGCTGTCGAAACCGGCTTTGCGCGGGTATGGTGGGACGGCGACGCCGCGCTTGAACAGCGGATCAAGGAAGAGACCAAAGCGACGTTGCGGTGCATCCCGCTGGCGCAGCCGGGTGAAACGGGAACGTGTTTCATGACGGGGCGGCCGACGACGACACAGGCGATCTTTGCACGAGCATACTGA
- the gcvT gene encoding glycine cleavage system aminomethyltransferase GcvT has translation MSSELKQSPLDAVHRSLGAKMAPFAGWTMPIEYGGLVAEHMAVRTAVGVFDVSHMGEILVRGREALKFIQSVTCNDAARLADGQAQYSALLTEQGTFVDDILVHRFAEDAYFLCVNAANTDKDVNWLTQRAAGFEVEVHNVSAAYAQLAVQGPQAAALVQSLTTDDLTGLGYYRFRREVVIAGVPTLAARTGYTGEDGFELYCAPDDAERLWTALTTTGGATPCGLGARNTLRLEAKMVLYGHEIDETVTPLEADLGWMCKLGKGDFLGRDALLRQKETGLTRKLVGFEVEDRVPVRDGYPLVADGREIGHVTSGSPSPFLKKNIGLAYLPIDKTAVGTQVFAVVRGREVPCRIVSTPFYTRPKA, from the coding sequence GTGTCTTCCGAACTCAAACAGTCGCCGCTTGACGCCGTACACCGCTCGCTTGGCGCGAAAATGGCCCCGTTCGCCGGGTGGACGATGCCGATTGAGTACGGCGGTTTGGTCGCCGAACACATGGCCGTCCGTACGGCGGTAGGCGTCTTCGATGTCAGTCACATGGGCGAGATTCTCGTCCGCGGCCGGGAAGCGCTGAAGTTCATCCAGTCTGTGACCTGTAATGACGCAGCGCGGCTTGCCGACGGCCAAGCGCAGTATTCCGCGCTGCTGACCGAGCAGGGGACATTTGTGGACGACATCCTCGTGCACCGCTTTGCGGAAGATGCATACTTCCTCTGCGTCAATGCAGCTAACACGGACAAGGATGTAAACTGGCTCACACAACGCGCGGCGGGCTTTGAGGTCGAAGTGCACAACGTCAGCGCCGCGTACGCGCAGTTGGCCGTGCAGGGGCCGCAGGCGGCGGCGTTGGTGCAATCGTTGACGACTGACGACCTGACGGGTCTTGGCTACTACCGCTTTCGCCGCGAGGTGGTCATTGCCGGTGTTCCGACGTTGGCGGCGCGGACGGGCTACACCGGCGAAGACGGCTTTGAACTCTACTGCGCGCCGGATGACGCCGAACGGCTCTGGACGGCGTTGACAACGACCGGCGGCGCAACGCCATGCGGCCTTGGCGCGCGCAACACACTGCGTCTTGAGGCCAAGATGGTGCTCTACGGTCACGAAATTGACGAGACGGTGACCCCGCTTGAAGCCGATTTGGGTTGGATGTGCAAGCTCGGCAAGGGCGATTTCCTTGGGCGCGACGCCTTACTCAGGCAAAAGGAAACTGGGCTGACGCGCAAGCTGGTTGGCTTCGAGGTGGAAGACCGCGTTCCCGTCCGCGACGGCTATCCGCTGGTCGCTGATGGACGGGAAATCGGGCATGTTACTTCCGGCAGCCCGTCGCCGTTTCTGAAGAAAAACATCGGACTGGCGTATCTTCCGATTGACAAAACGGCGGTCGGGACGCAAGTGTTCGCCGTGGTGCGCGGGCGCGAAGTTCCCTGCCGCATCGTTTCAACTCCTTTTTACACGCGCCCCAAAGCATGA
- the gcvH gene encoding glycine cleavage system protein GcvH, which yields MANYPDDLQYSKDHEWIRVTGDTGRVGITHYAQESLGDVVYVDLPKVGTTVKANEPFGSVESVKAVSELFAPVSGEVIEVNTKLADAPELVNSSPYDEGWMIVIKLSNPSELDALLSAAEYEDFINEK from the coding sequence ATGGCGAACTATCCTGACGACTTGCAGTACTCCAAAGATCACGAATGGATCCGCGTCACCGGCGATACGGGGCGGGTCGGCATTACGCACTACGCGCAGGAATCGCTGGGCGACGTCGTTTATGTTGACCTCCCCAAGGTCGGTACGACGGTCAAAGCCAACGAGCCGTTCGGCTCCGTCGAGTCAGTCAAGGCCGTTAGCGAACTGTTTGCGCCGGTCTCAGGCGAGGTCATCGAGGTCAACACCAAGCTGGCTGACGCACCGGAACTCGTCAACTCATCGCCCTACGATGAAGGGTGGATGATTGTGATCAAGCTTTCTAACCCAAGTGAACTGGACGCGCTGTTGAGCGCCGCCGAATACGAAGACTTTATCAACGAGAAATGA
- a CDS encoding M48 family metallopeptidase, translated as MVSDEPPPTDGEHPSDQSADPSAAVDSAADAAPVGDAAPKAAAAAKETLNGAANEVRPREVRCRYCGQRNRVRPDWTPRAGVRCGRCRLPLDEQPHRKFPGLEPREYIHPLDLQALNTLKLIPGIDPLLKKALEITGESYLRVMFTANGVKVSEKQCPDLHAKLEVACRTLGIQELPELYLSVTNPLGGGGLGFNAFTSGVEKPFIVLFTPLVERLDDIEVLAVIAHELGHIHCRHLVYKAAAELLFQLGSYALARAPLPQGVSELLTWPVRSALLTWYQKAELSCDRAAQLVVQETHVLTKLMMKLAGGALTSKLDHEEFIAQARAFDQRNESNFIDRFWTWQIASGRTHPFPVWRVSEILKWTDSEDGYKKLMKPAALATTSH; from the coding sequence ATGGTCTCCGATGAGCCGCCGCCGACTGATGGCGAACACCCCTCTGATCAGTCCGCCGACCCATCTGCTGCAGTAGACAGCGCCGCCGACGCTGCGCCTGTGGGCGACGCTGCACCCAAGGCAGCCGCAGCGGCTAAGGAAACCTTAAACGGCGCCGCCAACGAAGTACGACCGCGGGAGGTGCGTTGCCGGTACTGCGGTCAGCGGAATCGTGTCCGTCCCGACTGGACGCCTCGGGCCGGCGTGCGTTGTGGACGTTGCCGGCTGCCGCTGGATGAACAGCCGCATCGCAAGTTTCCTGGCCTTGAACCGCGTGAGTACATTCATCCGCTAGACTTGCAGGCGCTGAACACTCTGAAACTGATTCCCGGTATTGACCCGCTGCTCAAGAAGGCCCTTGAGATTACGGGTGAGAGCTATCTGCGGGTGATGTTCACCGCCAACGGCGTCAAGGTGTCGGAAAAGCAGTGTCCGGATTTACACGCCAAACTGGAAGTCGCCTGCCGTACGCTAGGGATTCAGGAATTGCCAGAACTGTATCTGAGCGTCACCAATCCGCTGGGCGGCGGTGGGCTGGGCTTCAACGCGTTTACGAGCGGCGTGGAAAAGCCCTTCATTGTGCTGTTTACACCGTTGGTTGAGCGTCTTGACGACATTGAGGTGCTGGCCGTCATCGCCCACGAACTCGGTCACATTCATTGTCGCCACCTGGTTTACAAGGCCGCGGCCGAGTTACTGTTTCAGCTTGGAAGCTACGCCTTGGCGCGCGCGCCGCTGCCGCAGGGCGTTTCTGAACTGCTGACGTGGCCTGTACGGAGCGCTTTACTGACTTGGTATCAGAAGGCGGAGCTGAGCTGCGACCGGGCGGCGCAGTTGGTTGTGCAGGAAACGCACGTTTTGACGAAGTTGATGATGAAACTTGCGGGTGGGGCGTTGACTTCCAAGCTCGACCATGAAGAGTTCATTGCTCAGGCGCGCGCTTTTGATCAGCGCAATGAAAGCAACTTCATTGACCGCTTCTGGACGTGGCAGATCGCCAGTGGCAGAACGCACCCCTTTCCCGTCTGGCGGGTTTCAGAAATTCTCAAGTGGACGGACAGTGAAGATGGTTACAAGAAGCTGATGAAGCCCGCCGCGCTCGCTACGACCTCCCACTAA
- the gcvPA gene encoding aminomethyl-transferring glycine dehydrogenase subunit GcvPA, translating into MRYIPNATPEERASMLATLGLSTIAELFRGIPEDLKLQRPLNLPPAASEAELTALFESLAGQNILPRASFLGAGVYDHVRPLIIDTLVSRSEFYTSYTPYQPEINQGTLQAIFEYQTFICQLTGMDVSNASMYDGATALAEAMLMAVRLTNRYRVIMSAGVHPEYQAVCETYARRAGLELVIAPLAEDGTTAPVEALINDAVACVAVQSPNFFGCIEDVAPVAEAARKHKALTVVAVAEAMSLGVLAPPGEVGADVVVGEGQSLGIPPSFGGPHLGFFAAREQFARQMPGRLIGQAYDAEGNRGFVITLATREQHIRREKATSNICSNEGLCALVAAIFLSTVGRRGFQELATRNIQKAAYLKNALAALPGFELVYRAPVFNEFVVRTPAPAAQIVDELLAEGILAGLPLSRYFPERTHELLVCATENTTRAAMDDFAAKLARYSVG; encoded by the coding sequence ATGCGCTACATCCCAAACGCAACACCTGAAGAACGGGCGTCCATGCTGGCGACGCTCGGCCTGTCAACCATCGCCGAGCTGTTTCGCGGCATTCCCGAAGACCTCAAGCTCCAGCGTCCGTTGAACCTGCCGCCGGCGGCGAGCGAGGCCGAGTTGACGGCGTTGTTTGAATCGCTGGCGGGACAAAACATCTTACCGCGCGCCTCATTTCTGGGCGCTGGCGTGTATGACCACGTTCGTCCGCTCATCATTGACACGTTGGTGTCGCGGTCGGAGTTTTATACGAGCTATACACCCTACCAGCCGGAAATCAATCAGGGCACGCTTCAGGCGATTTTCGAGTATCAGACCTTCATCTGCCAGTTGACTGGCATGGACGTTTCGAACGCCTCCATGTACGACGGGGCGACGGCGTTGGCTGAGGCGATGTTGATGGCTGTTCGGCTGACGAATCGTTACCGCGTCATCATGTCAGCCGGCGTTCATCCCGAATATCAGGCAGTATGCGAAACCTATGCGCGCCGCGCCGGGCTTGAGTTGGTCATCGCTCCGTTGGCCGAAGACGGGACGACAGCGCCTGTCGAGGCGTTGATCAATGACGCCGTCGCTTGCGTTGCGGTTCAGTCGCCCAACTTCTTCGGTTGCATCGAGGATGTCGCGCCCGTCGCGGAAGCGGCTCGCAAGCACAAGGCGCTGACGGTCGTCGCCGTCGCCGAAGCGATGTCGCTGGGCGTGCTTGCGCCGCCCGGCGAGGTCGGCGCGGATGTCGTCGTCGGCGAGGGGCAGTCTCTTGGCATACCGCCGTCGTTCGGCGGGCCACACCTCGGCTTTTTCGCCGCGCGCGAACAGTTCGCCCGCCAGATGCCGGGTCGCTTGATTGGGCAGGCCTACGACGCCGAAGGGAACCGGGGCTTTGTCATCACGCTGGCTACGCGCGAACAGCACATCCGACGCGAAAAGGCGACTTCAAACATTTGCAGCAATGAAGGCTTGTGCGCACTGGTCGCGGCAATCTTTCTCTCCACCGTTGGGCGACGCGGCTTTCAGGAACTGGCGACGCGCAACATCCAGAAAGCGGCGTACCTGAAAAACGCCCTCGCGGCGCTGCCCGGTTTTGAGCTTGTCTATCGCGCTCCGGTGTTCAATGAATTCGTCGTCAGGACGCCGGCGCCGGCTGCGCAAATCGTAGATGAACTGCTTGCCGAAGGCATTCTGGCCGGGCTGCCGCTTTCGCGCTACTTCCCGGAGCGAACCCACGAGCTGCTGGTGTGCGCAACGGAAAACACGACGCGCGCAGCCATGGACGACTTTGCGGCGAAGCTGGCGCGGTACAGCGTAGGCTGA
- a CDS encoding glycosyltransferase family 4 protein: MNILHLSSGRTFGGGERHVLELVAALAVRGHRLHVATPADSALARHLQGFGVDCVLHPIVVRRAFDLDALRRLSEVVERERIEIVHAHYARDYPVAAGVVRWRHWRGEATPVLFLTRHHYAPLTRHWLYGWWLSVAEQLIAVSGYVRDQAKASLGWDDARLVVIPNWVDADRFRRPPDVERPVLRRRFGLPSEAFIIGCLNRLEAAKGQATLLFALEAARRSAPSLHLVLAGDGDEAYLARLRRQAHTAGLTAQVSFLGFVEDAPGLLAACDVVAIPSQNEAFSLGVLEAWAAGVPVVVSDVGGLAELVADNVNGLRVGARDVRGWSAALLRLSTDVDLRRRLIEGGRQAVGCYTLERAVSAVEALYRAAVACERR, translated from the coding sequence ATGAACATTCTTCATCTGAGTTCCGGACGGACTTTTGGGGGTGGGGAACGGCATGTGTTGGAGTTGGTCGCGGCGCTGGCCGTCCGGGGACACCGTCTACACGTTGCGACGCCAGCGGACAGCGCGCTCGCCCGACATTTGCAGGGGTTCGGCGTTGACTGTGTTCTCCACCCAATCGTCGTCCGGCGAGCATTTGATCTTGACGCGCTGCGACGGTTGTCCGAGGTGGTGGAGCGGGAGCGAATCGAGATTGTACACGCCCACTACGCCCGCGACTATCCGGTGGCGGCCGGCGTTGTGCGGTGGCGACACTGGCGCGGGGAGGCGACGCCTGTTCTGTTTCTGACGCGCCATCACTATGCGCCGCTGACGCGCCATTGGCTCTATGGATGGTGGCTGAGCGTCGCCGAGCAGTTGATTGCTGTATCGGGTTACGTCCGTGACCAAGCCAAAGCGTCGCTTGGTTGGGATGACGCCCGTTTAGTTGTCATTCCAAACTGGGTGGACGCCGACCGTTTTCGCCGCCCGCCTGATGTGGAGCGTCCGGTCTTGCGGCGGCGGTTTGGTTTGCCTAGCGAGGCGTTCATTATCGGCTGTCTCAATCGTCTGGAAGCGGCCAAGGGACAGGCGACGCTGTTGTTTGCGCTGGAGGCGGCCCGGCGGTCTGCGCCGTCTCTACACTTGGTGCTGGCCGGCGACGGCGACGAAGCCTACCTGGCGCGTTTGCGGCGGCAGGCTCATACGGCCGGTCTGACGGCGCAGGTCAGCTTCTTGGGGTTTGTCGAAGACGCGCCAGGGTTGCTAGCGGCCTGCGACGTAGTCGCCATCCCGTCCCAGAATGAAGCGTTTTCACTGGGTGTTTTAGAAGCTTGGGCGGCAGGCGTACCGGTCGTTGTCTCGGATGTTGGTGGTCTCGCCGAGTTGGTCGCTGACAACGTGAACGGTCTGCGGGTGGGGGCGCGCGACGTACGTGGTTGGTCCGCCGCTTTGCTCCGCCTATCCACCGACGTCGACCTCCGGCGGCGACTGATTGAAGGCGGCCGCCAAGCCGTGGGATGCTACACACTGGAACGCGCAGTTTCGGCAGTTGAGGCGCTGTACCGCGCCGCCGTCGCCTGCGAAAGGCGCTAA
- the hisH gene encoding imidazole glycerol phosphate synthase subunit HisH produces the protein MPSRLVILDYGVGNLRNLERAFAQVGVMADISSEPAAARRATHVVLPGVGAFGAAMAELRARRLDGVIQDAARAGIPVLGVCVGFQMLFEASQEFGRHAGLGLLPGEIVRFPPDVRPVPHVGWNQVTQTQAHPLWQGIPDKAFFYFVHSYHAASVRPETVIGTTYYGLHYASAVACANVMGVQFHPEKSHRVGLRLLQNFAAFG, from the coding sequence ATGCCCAGCAGACTGGTCATCCTCGATTACGGCGTCGGCAACTTACGCAACCTAGAACGTGCGTTCGCGCAGGTTGGCGTCATGGCGGATATTTCCTCCGAACCGGCGGCGGCGCGGCGGGCGACCCACGTTGTCCTACCGGGCGTCGGCGCGTTTGGCGCAGCTATGGCTGAACTCCGTGCGCGGCGGTTAGACGGCGTGATTCAAGACGCGGCGCGCGCCGGTATTCCAGTGTTGGGCGTTTGTGTTGGTTTTCAGATGTTGTTTGAGGCGAGTCAGGAATTCGGGCGGCATGCCGGGTTGGGCTTGTTACCCGGAGAGATTGTCCGCTTTCCGCCCGATGTACGTCCTGTACCCCATGTCGGCTGGAATCAGGTAACCCAGACGCAGGCGCATCCGCTCTGGCAAGGCATTCCCGACAAAGCGTTTTTTTACTTCGTCCACTCGTATCACGCGGCGTCAGTTCGCCCGGAGACGGTGATTGGGACGACCTACTATGGGCTGCATTACGCGAGCGCCGTCGCGTGCGCCAACGTCATGGGCGTTCAGTTCCATCCGGAGAAGAGCCATCGGGTGGGGCTACGACTTCTTCAGAATTTCGCTGCGTTTGGCTGA